One genomic region from Candidatus Cybelea sp. encodes:
- a CDS encoding glycosyltransferase 87 family protein produces the protein MVALRFLALAYAAIAIALAAARPAATGGPLARDFEAYWSAGVTANAGADPYSRRIWKAESSVAGVDRRRDELLPFIGPPATLLLWRPLARLPYAAAAALWLTLLTIALLALILGALYGIRERITPAPFLAAAALAIAFGPITSDIALGQIALPAFVAATLFVIVVDRSLLAAAAAAVVAFAQPNLALGLASQLGRVRALLAIAGGALVTYGLGALAFGLAWPLHYASAALAHGTAERFVAIQITPAAVAYGFGMPRSAAWALGVGVAIVAVAAGVALVLRVREPFARFAGCSALVPFAAAFVHEHDLLVAYVAALACARAARGAARVVGFIGTLLVCIDWLGLAQRPSGVGQSALLGLAAAAAFAALAPAGEPRATRAILPIAVLFAVAASLAVHHPAPVWPDTLGLFHASRGASAAAVWLAEQRVNGLLAVAPLWAFLRTLPLLGCGLLAYAIYRGP, from the coding sequence TTGGTAGCGCTCCGCTTTCTCGCACTTGCGTACGCGGCGATAGCAATCGCACTGGCCGCGGCGCGCCCAGCCGCGACGGGCGGTCCGCTCGCGCGCGATTTCGAGGCGTATTGGTCCGCGGGCGTCACCGCGAACGCCGGAGCCGATCCCTATTCGCGCCGCATCTGGAAGGCCGAAAGCAGCGTTGCGGGCGTCGATCGCCGGCGAGACGAACTGCTTCCCTTCATCGGTCCGCCGGCAACGCTGCTCTTGTGGCGTCCGTTGGCGCGCCTGCCGTACGCCGCCGCCGCCGCGCTCTGGTTAACGCTTCTGACGATCGCCTTGCTGGCGCTGATCCTCGGCGCGCTTTACGGAATTCGCGAACGCATCACGCCGGCGCCGTTTCTCGCCGCGGCGGCGCTCGCGATCGCCTTCGGGCCGATCACCAGCGACATCGCGCTCGGGCAGATCGCGCTGCCGGCGTTCGTCGCGGCGACGCTCTTCGTCATCGTCGTCGACCGCTCGCTCCTCGCCGCGGCGGCGGCAGCGGTCGTTGCGTTCGCGCAGCCCAATCTCGCGCTCGGCCTCGCTTCGCAGTTGGGCCGAGTCCGCGCGCTTCTCGCGATCGCCGGCGGCGCGCTCGTCACTTATGGACTGGGTGCGCTCGCGTTCGGCCTAGCGTGGCCGCTGCACTATGCGAGCGCGGCGCTCGCGCACGGCACGGCAGAACGCTTCGTTGCAATTCAGATCACCCCGGCGGCCGTTGCGTACGGCTTCGGCATGCCGCGCAGCGCAGCGTGGGCGCTCGGTGTCGGCGTCGCAATCGTGGCCGTGGCGGCGGGTGTCGCGCTCGTGCTGCGCGTGCGCGAGCCCTTCGCGCGATTTGCCGGCTGCTCCGCGCTCGTACCGTTTGCCGCGGCCTTCGTGCACGAGCACGACCTGCTCGTCGCCTACGTCGCCGCTCTGGCCTGCGCGCGCGCAGCGCGCGGCGCGGCGCGCGTCGTGGGTTTTATCGGAACGCTGCTGGTCTGCATCGACTGGCTCGGCCTCGCGCAGCGTCCGTCAGGGGTCGGACAGAGCGCCCTGCTCGGGTTGGCAGCGGCCGCGGCCTTTGCCGCACTGGCTCCGGCCGGCGAGCCTCGGGCTACGCGCGCGATTCTGCCGATCGCCGTGCTTTTCGCAGTAGCCGCGTCGCTCGCCGTCCACCATCCCGCGCCCGTCTGGCCCGACACGCTCGGCCTTTTTCACGCCTCCCGCGGGGCCAGTGCCGCGGCCGTCTGGCTCGCCGAGCAGCGCGTAAACGGGCTGCTGGCGGTCGCGCCCCTCTGGGCCTTTTTGCGAACGCTCCCGCTGCTCGGCTGCGGGCTTTTAGCTTACGCTATATATCGAGGTCCATGA
- a CDS encoding site-2 protease family protein yields MEYLPPPSPSGAPEEGPKPVRKRAQGGIGALAAALLAFVLKFKFLLLLGAKFFAISWTFLLSLWIYIVVFGWKFAIVIMLLLLAHELGHYFAFRAYGLPARLPAFVPLLGAFTAGTPPEDLEHDAYIALAGPLTGLGLAAVCYAIGAATHDRFWYACADLSAFLNLFNMIPTPPFDGGRVIGALWPPLWIVGFAVFIALAILWHIPLLFIVIIGALGLPAMIAAWRGHVDPRAARMTFAARGRVSVWYLATLLGLLVVMAQAHAIATPGSAGPIW; encoded by the coding sequence GTGGAATACCTGCCCCCGCCCTCACCCTCGGGAGCGCCCGAAGAAGGGCCCAAACCAGTTCGCAAGCGCGCCCAAGGCGGCATCGGCGCTCTGGCCGCCGCGCTGCTCGCCTTCGTCCTGAAATTTAAATTTCTGCTGTTGTTGGGCGCGAAGTTCTTTGCGATCAGCTGGACATTTCTGCTCTCGCTGTGGATCTACATCGTCGTCTTCGGCTGGAAGTTCGCGATCGTGATCATGCTGCTGCTGCTCGCGCACGAACTCGGCCATTACTTCGCCTTTCGCGCATACGGACTGCCGGCACGTCTGCCGGCCTTCGTCCCGCTGCTCGGCGCCTTTACGGCCGGCACTCCGCCCGAGGATCTCGAGCACGACGCGTACATTGCATTGGCCGGCCCGCTCACCGGGCTCGGGCTCGCGGCGGTTTGCTACGCAATCGGCGCCGCGACGCACGATCGCTTTTGGTACGCGTGCGCCGATCTCTCCGCGTTTTTGAACCTCTTCAACATGATTCCAACGCCGCCGTTCGACGGCGGACGAGTCATCGGCGCGCTCTGGCCGCCGCTCTGGATCGTCGGTTTCGCGGTCTTCATCGCGCTGGCGATCCTTTGGCACATTCCGCTGCTCTTCATCGTAATCATCGGCGCGCTCGGACTCCCCGCGATGATCGCCGCGTGGCGCGGTCACGTCGACCCGCGGGCCGCACGCATGACCTTCGCTGCGCGCGGACGCGTCAGCGTCTGGTATCTCGCAACACTCCTGGGGCTGCTGGTCGTCATGGCGCAAGCTCACGCGATCGCAACCCCCGGCTCCGCCGGTCCGATTTGGTAG
- a CDS encoding peptide ABC transporter substrate-binding protein — translation MNLRFLYVAALAGAVAGLCACTKTGGAAAGGRANSWTQPHVLRYADAGDVNTLNPHLGQFTAIGYLSSMTQAYLVKWDEHNRPYPELATEIPTQANGGVSKDGLTITYHIRKGVKWSDGAPFDADDVVFSTKVVLNPANNEVGRLGWDQITKTDEPDKYTVVYHMKKPYSPFVETFFSTAGANPDILPKHLLAQYPNINHVAYNSLPIGIGPFKYERWDRAQQIVLVPNPLYWRGQPKLKEIIYKIVPDRNTVLAQLEAKEIDMWDLVPGAYLSRVQAIPGVSVLRQPSYFFNHLDFNTTRATVGDPIVRQALRMAIDRRTLIDKVGRGVGILQDVTTPKTAPYYVSSIPPVPFDIAKANGLLDKDGWVRGSDGIRQKNGAKLMLEFATTAGAPDADEQIELIRSTWKQIGVDITVRHYPPALMFAPLQSGGIVYSNKWDVIIFAWLNDAIGDMSPLYSCHSIPPNGQNNLHWCNQRAQGAMDGLFRHFDQTQRNADVLTVEQELVKDVPTVVTSLREDIFAYNSDLKNFHPNAITPFDNVMDLDI, via the coding sequence ATGAATCTGCGGTTTCTTTACGTCGCGGCGTTAGCCGGCGCAGTGGCGGGCCTATGCGCCTGCACGAAGACGGGGGGCGCCGCCGCCGGCGGGCGGGCAAACTCCTGGACGCAGCCGCACGTGTTGCGGTATGCCGATGCCGGAGACGTCAACACGCTGAACCCGCATCTGGGGCAGTTCACCGCCATCGGTTACTTGTCGTCGATGACGCAAGCGTACCTCGTCAAATGGGACGAGCATAACCGGCCGTATCCCGAACTCGCGACGGAGATCCCGACGCAGGCCAACGGCGGCGTGAGCAAAGACGGGCTGACGATCACCTATCACATCCGTAAGGGCGTGAAGTGGTCGGACGGGGCGCCGTTCGACGCCGATGACGTCGTCTTCTCGACCAAGGTCGTGCTCAATCCGGCCAACAACGAAGTCGGGCGCCTCGGCTGGGATCAGATCACGAAGACCGACGAGCCCGACAAATACACCGTCGTCTACCATATGAAGAAACCGTACTCGCCGTTCGTAGAAACCTTCTTTTCGACGGCGGGCGCGAACCCGGACATCCTGCCCAAGCACCTGCTCGCGCAATATCCCAACATCAACCACGTAGCCTACAACTCGCTCCCGATTGGAATTGGGCCCTTCAAGTACGAACGCTGGGACCGCGCCCAGCAGATCGTACTGGTTCCCAATCCGCTTTACTGGCGCGGGCAGCCCAAGCTCAAAGAGATCATCTACAAGATCGTTCCCGATCGTAACACCGTGCTGGCGCAGCTCGAGGCCAAGGAGATCGACATGTGGGATCTCGTGCCGGGAGCCTATCTCTCGCGCGTGCAGGCGATCCCCGGCGTCTCAGTCCTCCGTCAGCCGAGTTATTTCTTCAATCACCTCGATTTCAACACGACGCGCGCGACGGTGGGCGATCCGATCGTTCGTCAGGCGCTGCGCATGGCGATCGACCGGCGGACGCTGATCGATAAGGTCGGACGCGGCGTGGGCATCCTCCAGGACGTGACCACGCCGAAGACGGCGCCGTACTACGTCTCTTCAATCCCGCCGGTTCCATTCGATATCGCCAAGGCCAATGGGCTGCTCGATAAGGACGGGTGGGTGCGCGGCTCCGATGGAATCCGCCAGAAGAATGGAGCGAAGCTCATGCTCGAGTTTGCAACGACGGCGGGTGCGCCCGACGCCGACGAACAGATCGAGCTGATTCGATCGACTTGGAAGCAGATCGGCGTCGATATCACTGTGCGGCACTATCCGCCGGCGCTGATGTTCGCTCCGCTCCAGTCAGGCGGCATCGTCTACTCCAACAAGTGGGACGTGATCATCTTCGCGTGGCTCAACGACGCGATCGGCGACATGTCGCCGCTGTACTCGTGCCACTCGATCCCGCCCAACGGGCAGAACAACCTGCACTGGTGCAACCAGCGCGCGCAGGGAGCGATGGACGGGCTATTTCGGCACTTCGACCAGACGCAGCGTAACGCCGACGTGCTGACCGTCGAACAAGAACTGGTGAAGGACGTGCCCACGGTCGTGACGTCGCTGCGCGAGGATATCTTCGCCTACAACAGCGACCTGAAGAACTTCCATCCAAATGCGATTACGCCGTTCGATAACGTCATGGACCTCGATATATAG